In Flavivirga abyssicola, the following are encoded in one genomic region:
- a CDS encoding PA0069 family radical SAM protein, translating to MNLKSAIKGRGAQLNVPNRFFELSHEMRDDFLEFCRKEGEVSDKNKTRYLEVFPKTIVNKVESPDVGMTYSMNSYQGCEHGCIYCYARNSHEYWGYSAGLDFERRILVKKDAPKLLEAQLKKKKWKAHPIVMSGNTDCYQPAEKQFEITRQCLEVFLKYRHPVGIITKNALILRDLDLLEKLGKDNLVSVNMSITSLSEDTRRILEPRTTTIKKRLETVKVLSENGIPVNVMLAPIIPSINSHEILPLAKVASEHGALSIAHTIVRLNGAIGEIFKDWIYKTMPDRSEKVLHQIESCHGGSLNDSRYRTRMRGEGKIAEQINNLVKLARLKYFKNKTMPKLNLNLHEEFKDGQLKLF from the coding sequence ATGAACCTAAAATCTGCCATAAAAGGACGTGGGGCGCAGCTCAATGTCCCTAATCGTTTCTTCGAATTAAGTCACGAAATGCGTGACGACTTTCTTGAATTTTGTCGTAAAGAAGGTGAGGTAAGCGATAAAAATAAAACGCGATATCTCGAAGTATTTCCAAAAACGATAGTGAATAAGGTTGAGAGCCCAGATGTTGGTATGACGTATTCAATGAATTCGTATCAAGGTTGCGAACATGGTTGTATTTATTGTTATGCTCGAAATAGCCATGAATATTGGGGTTATAGTGCAGGGCTGGATTTTGAGCGTCGAATTTTGGTAAAAAAAGATGCGCCTAAATTATTAGAAGCACAACTAAAGAAAAAAAAATGGAAAGCGCACCCCATTGTTATGTCTGGAAATACGGACTGTTACCAACCTGCGGAAAAACAATTTGAAATTACAAGGCAATGTTTGGAAGTATTTTTAAAATACAGGCATCCAGTAGGTATTATTACAAAAAATGCATTAATTCTTAGGGATTTAGACCTTTTAGAAAAGCTGGGTAAAGATAATCTGGTAAGCGTAAACATGTCAATCACCTCATTATCAGAAGATACGAGGCGAATTTTAGAACCGCGTACAACAACCATTAAAAAACGGTTGGAAACAGTTAAGGTTTTGAGTGAAAACGGTATTCCGGTAAATGTGATGTTAGCTCCAATTATTCCATCTATAAATAGCCATGAAATATTGCCTTTAGCAAAAGTAGCATCAGAACATGGTGCTTTGTCTATAGCCCATACTATAGTAAGGTTAAATGGTGCTATTGGTGAAATTTTTAAAGATTGGATTTATAAAACTATGCCAGATCGCTCCGAAAAGGTGTTACACCAAATAGAAAGTTGCCATGGCGGTAGTTTAAACGATTCTCGATACAGAACAAGAATGCGAGGCGAAGGAAAAATTGCAGAACAAATTAATAATCTTGTTAAACTAGCAAGACTAAAGTATTTTAAGAATAAAACTATGCCTAAGCTTAATCTGAATTTACACGAAGAATTTAAAGATGGGCAATTAAAGCTATTTTGA
- a CDS encoding HD domain-containing protein, with protein sequence MTSEDIIQKTTAFVKEQLANAEGGHDWFHIERVYKNALLISRSENVDPFIVALGALLHDIADSKFHNGDETIGPKIAREFLFKLNVDSIVIEHVIKIIENISFKGGNEVQKFRSPELDVVQDADRLDAIGAIGIARCFNYGGYKNRALYDPDIKPNLNMSKAEYKASTAPTINHFYEKLLLLKDKMNTETGRQIALNRHTFMELYLKQFYNEWDGNL encoded by the coding sequence ATGACCTCAGAAGACATCATACAAAAAACCACAGCCTTTGTAAAAGAACAATTAGCTAATGCTGAAGGCGGGCACGATTGGTTTCATATAGAACGTGTTTATAAAAATGCCCTACTAATTTCTAGAAGTGAAAATGTTGACCCTTTTATTGTAGCTCTTGGTGCCCTATTGCACGATATTGCCGACAGTAAATTTCATAATGGAGATGAAACCATTGGTCCAAAAATAGCTCGAGAATTTTTATTCAAACTAAATGTAGATTCCATTGTAATTGAACATGTTATAAAGATCATTGAAAACATTTCCTTTAAGGGAGGTAACGAAGTTCAAAAATTTCGTTCTCCAGAACTAGACGTTGTGCAAGATGCCGATAGACTAGACGCCATAGGAGCCATAGGCATAGCACGTTGTTTTAACTATGGAGGTTATAAAAACAGAGCGCTTTATGACCCAGATATTAAACCCAATCTTAACATGAGTAAAGCAGAATACAAGGCATCAACAGCACCAACAATTAATCATTTTTACGAAAAATTACTTCTTTTAAAAGATAAAATGAATACTGAAACGGGAAGGCAAATAGCATTAAATAGGCATACCTTTATGGAACTATATCTAAAACAGTTTTATAATGAATGGGACGGTAATTTGTAA
- a CDS encoding enoyl-CoA hydratase/isomerase family protein yields the protein MSYINILSEENNGITTITINRPKKLNALNKETISELHDAFREADLDRSTKVIIVTGSGEKAFVAGADISEFANYNVEEGKMLAAKGQELLFNFIENLSTPVIAAINGFALGGGLELAMACHFRVASDTAKMGLPEVSLGVIPGYGGTQRLPQLIGKGRAMELIMTAGMIDANKALNDGLVNHVTTLEALLPLCEKIAGKISRNSSVAISAAIRAVNANFKDGVNGFDTEIREFGNCFGSGDFAEGTTAFLEKRKADFPGE from the coding sequence ATGAGCTATATTAACATCCTATCAGAAGAGAATAACGGCATTACGACTATAACTATTAATCGTCCTAAGAAGTTAAATGCGCTTAATAAAGAAACAATTAGCGAGTTGCATGACGCTTTTAGAGAAGCCGATTTAGATAGAAGTACAAAAGTTATTATTGTTACAGGTAGTGGAGAAAAGGCTTTTGTTGCTGGTGCAGATATTAGTGAGTTTGCGAATTATAATGTCGAGGAAGGCAAAATGTTAGCAGCTAAAGGGCAAGAATTATTATTCAATTTTATTGAAAATTTATCCACTCCAGTTATTGCTGCAATAAATGGTTTTGCGCTTGGGGGCGGATTGGAATTAGCCATGGCGTGTCATTTTAGAGTGGCTAGCGATACTGCTAAAATGGGATTACCAGAAGTATCTCTTGGTGTTATTCCTGGATATGGCGGTACCCAACGATTACCACAACTAATAGGAAAAGGACGTGCGATGGAGCTTATCATGACCGCAGGAATGATTGATGCCAATAAAGCCTTAAATGACGGATTGGTTAATCATGTGACAACCTTAGAAGCATTACTGCCTTTATGTGAAAAAATAGCGGGTAAAATATCTCGTAATTCGTCCGTTGCTATTAGTGCTGCTATTAGAGCTGTAAATGCGAATTTTAAAGATGGCGTTAATGGTTTCGATACAGAAATTCGGGAATTTGGTAATTGTTTTGGTAGTGGCGATTTTGCTGAAGGTACGACAGCATTTTTAGAAAAACGAAAGGCTGATTTTCCTGGGGAATAG
- a CDS encoding BrxA/BrxB family bacilliredoxin: MYPAELVKPMREDLTNVGFEELHTSEAVDAALAKEGTTLVVVNSVCGCAAANARPGARMSLQNDKRPTNIVTVFAGVDKEAVDTARGYMVPFPPSSPSMALFKDGELVHMLERHHIEGRPAELIAENLVDAYNEHC, translated from the coding sequence ATGTATCCAGCAGAATTAGTAAAACCAATGCGCGAAGATTTAACAAATGTTGGTTTTGAAGAATTACATACTTCTGAAGCTGTTGATGCTGCTTTAGCAAAAGAAGGTACAACTTTAGTCGTTGTAAATTCAGTTTGTGGTTGTGCAGCAGCCAATGCACGTCCAGGAGCAAGAATGAGTTTACAAAATGATAAGCGCCCTACAAATATCGTAACTGTGTTTGCAGGTGTGGATAAAGAAGCAGTAGATACAGCTCGTGGTTATATGGTTCCGTTTCCGCCAAGTTCTCCAAGTATGGCTTTATTTAAAGACGGTGAATTAGTACATATGCTAGAACGTCACCACATTGAAGGTCGCCCAGCAGAACTTATTGCAGAAAACTTAGTAGATGCTTATAACGAGCATTGTTAA
- a CDS encoding lysophospholipid acyltransferase family protein has product MQKLLSYPLTIIYALCFLITLLIFHPIQWIGFNVFGYKGHKKCADLMNICLMRCLHILGTRFTFNNPHHIETNQPLIVVCNHQSMYDISPLSVFLRKYHPKFISKIELGKGIPSVSYNLRHGGSALIDRKNPRQSLPAIMKFGEYIEKNKRAAVIFPEGTRSKDGHPKPFQTKGLEILFKKAPSALVVPISINNSWKTVRYGKFPMGLGTHITFTVHKPLKVSTFANKQELINNIETTIKEHIHP; this is encoded by the coding sequence ATGCAAAAATTGTTGTCATACCCTTTAACCATTATTTACGCGCTCTGTTTTTTAATAACATTGCTCATATTTCATCCTATTCAGTGGATAGGCTTCAATGTTTTTGGTTATAAAGGACATAAAAAGTGTGCAGATTTAATGAACATCTGCTTAATGCGCTGCCTTCACATTTTAGGTACTCGATTTACATTTAATAATCCACATCATATAGAAACAAATCAGCCACTTATTGTCGTTTGCAACCACCAAAGCATGTACGATATCTCCCCGTTGTCTGTTTTCTTAAGAAAATATCACCCTAAATTTATTAGTAAAATAGAACTTGGTAAAGGTATTCCTAGCGTTTCATATAATTTGCGTCACGGTGGTTCTGCTTTAATTGACAGGAAAAATCCACGACAATCCTTACCAGCTATTATGAAATTTGGTGAATACATTGAAAAAAATAAACGTGCTGCAGTTATCTTCCCAGAAGGGACAAGAAGTAAAGATGGGCATCCAAAGCCATTTCAAACAAAGGGTTTAGAAATTCTATTTAAAAAAGCACCATCCGCTTTAGTGGTTCCTATCTCTATAAATAACTCTTGGAAAACAGTTCGTTACGGAAAATTTCCTATGGGTTTAGGAACTCATATTACTTTTACTGTACACAAGCCTTTAAAAGTTAGTACCTTTGCTAATAAGCAAGAGCTTATAAATAATATTGAAACCACTATTAAAGAACATATACACCCTTAA
- a CDS encoding AraC family transcriptional regulator, whose translation MINKKPTLEKLSPSFGSSILVKQHMVKVDKYNAFWHFHPELELVYVNKGQGKTHIGTHLSYFNNSQLILIGSNLPHNGFTDRLTANGTETTVQFKSNFLGNDFVDIPEMSLIASLFDRAKKGIRFNVETKKIIGPKIESLLDYEGFDRVLKFLEILNHLAKTDDYIILNADGFAFEAEPQDSGKIGLIYKYVNRNFQNHISLDEIADKVSMTVPAFCRYFKRITGKTFTKLVNEYRVVHATKLLNESQMSISDISFECGFNNFSHFNKQFNEITGKSASQYRKEIKHIIQ comes from the coding sequence ATGATTAATAAAAAACCTACTTTAGAAAAACTTAGTCCTAGTTTTGGAAGCTCCATACTAGTTAAACAACACATGGTTAAGGTTGACAAGTATAATGCCTTTTGGCATTTTCACCCAGAACTGGAATTAGTTTATGTAAATAAAGGACAAGGAAAAACACATATAGGTACTCATTTGTCTTATTTTAATAACAGTCAACTTATATTAATAGGATCTAATTTACCACACAATGGTTTTACAGACCGATTAACGGCAAATGGTACAGAAACAACAGTTCAGTTTAAATCTAACTTTTTAGGAAATGATTTTGTCGATATTCCAGAGATGTCATTAATAGCATCATTATTTGATAGGGCAAAAAAAGGAATTCGATTTAATGTGGAAACAAAAAAAATTATTGGGCCAAAAATTGAAAGTCTTCTGGATTATGAAGGTTTTGATAGGGTTTTAAAATTTTTAGAAATATTAAATCATTTAGCAAAGACGGATGACTATATTATTTTAAACGCAGATGGCTTTGCTTTTGAAGCAGAACCGCAGGATAGTGGTAAAATTGGTCTAATCTATAAATATGTTAATAGGAATTTTCAAAACCATATTAGTTTAGATGAAATAGCCGATAAGGTAAGTATGACGGTTCCTGCGTTTTGTAGATACTTTAAACGTATTACAGGTAAAACATTTACTAAATTAGTTAATGAATATAGAGTGGTGCATGCTACTAAATTATTAAACGAAAGTCAAATGAGTATTTCGGATATTAGTTTTGAGTGCGGATTTAATAATTTCTCGCATTTTAATAAACAGTTTAACGAGATAACTGGTAAAAGTGCGTCGCAATATAGAAAGGAAATAAAGCATATTATTCAATAG
- a CDS encoding energy transducer TonB, with the protein MENYIQNIELINRYLNQRLSEKESKAFEDRMSTETDLKDLYEEHIVFLEGLKRQSVKGEIKKAKQSHIRNKWFKYFGFISIVVVLFTIIYFNAFNSDKEYLKNKLNFESKYIQNFQVAVDSIIEIVGEKGTVIQFNPKDLETSSKKPFVADSLSIELIELINKQDLLLANAETVSNGKWLVSGGAFKIDIRVNGKPLVLKEGKTINVQFPKNTLEDGMQIFYGARDEENNMNWDLSNINLVDEKYNTILYRDSTVLDEELTKTYMLDMFKKTILVDSLGYLEKKNIIEKFPGIEEIKIDNDTLRIYDITFYNLLYEDSIADDLLGDVELLERKYISISKSQAENVIKNVSVDYFIEQGAFDLYDKVANRFYESVDVSKLGWINIDKFARDEEKVSVKFNFNVKTNHNEIYIVDQKNNTVLNVCEDNIDLPINRSFYVIAIGIKGKDIYGFKKSVRFSKSDSFKIDFKKINKSQIKSILTLENSISTSDSVPKNANKLMNLDSISNQNIEQFEERKVYNQAATKSKEEGVFKYSKDSQVFKINTKKDTTINCKEGTKLIIKSNSFVDSKGNLVKGNLDLNVTEYYKLSDMLLANLTTQSNDKQLETGGMLHIEAFRGDELLNLKQNSSIGVSFPAESKKEDMRLFTGKWEDENINWRLQEKQKPEIDDLLAEVIEVAEDDSSENIEVPFSIVEQVPVYPGCEEGDNKKQRQCTSDAIKRFVQREFNRNVAEELGFNGRVRINVIFRINENGDVVSIQSRANYPRFEEEAKRVIGLLPKMKPGMQRGNAVTVPYSLPIIFQIDGQSEFTESNGSVSQTIKTRETISNKRFENKLTLKNNNVRISEVNSYILRTSKLGWINCDRFIRNRSRINYKLKIKNSEGAIVNMVFKTVNCIMPSWKNNEVYDFRTIPKGEEVVLVAIKKNGEKLFFDIIETKTKENPMLDFNFKEITFEELKIHLEKLNKAF; encoded by the coding sequence ATGGAAAATTATATACAAAACATCGAGTTGATCAATAGGTATTTAAACCAAAGACTTTCTGAAAAAGAATCTAAGGCTTTTGAAGATCGAATGAGTACAGAAACGGATCTTAAAGATTTATATGAAGAACATATTGTTTTTTTAGAAGGTTTAAAACGACAATCAGTTAAAGGAGAAATTAAAAAGGCGAAGCAATCTCATATTAGAAATAAATGGTTTAAATATTTTGGGTTTATATCAATAGTAGTTGTTTTATTTACCATTATCTATTTTAATGCGTTTAACTCTGATAAAGAATATTTAAAAAATAAACTAAATTTTGAATCAAAATATATTCAAAATTTTCAAGTAGCTGTTGATTCTATTATTGAAATTGTTGGAGAAAAAGGAACTGTAATTCAATTTAACCCTAAAGATTTAGAAACGAGTTCCAAAAAACCATTCGTTGCAGACTCTTTAAGTATTGAGTTAATTGAATTAATTAACAAGCAAGATTTACTTCTAGCGAATGCAGAAACCGTGTCGAATGGCAAATGGTTGGTTTCTGGTGGTGCTTTTAAAATTGATATTAGAGTAAATGGAAAACCTTTAGTTTTAAAGGAAGGCAAAACAATTAATGTGCAATTTCCTAAGAATACTTTGGAGGATGGGATGCAAATATTTTATGGTGCAAGAGATGAAGAAAATAATATGAATTGGGATTTGTCTAACATTAATTTAGTAGATGAGAAATACAATACTATTTTATATAGGGATAGTACTGTTCTTGATGAAGAACTTACTAAAACCTATATGCTTGACATGTTTAAAAAGACTATTCTAGTTGATTCTTTAGGGTATTTAGAGAAAAAAAATATAATTGAAAAATTTCCTGGAATTGAGGAAATAAAAATTGATAATGATACACTTAGGATATATGATATTACTTTTTATAATTTATTATATGAGGATTCCATTGCTGATGATCTTCTAGGAGATGTGGAACTATTAGAAAGGAAGTATATTTCAATTTCAAAGAGCCAAGCAGAAAATGTAATAAAAAATGTGAGTGTAGATTATTTTATAGAACAAGGAGCATTTGATTTATATGATAAAGTGGCAAATCGTTTTTATGAATCCGTTGATGTTTCCAAACTAGGTTGGATAAACATTGATAAGTTTGCCAGAGATGAAGAAAAGGTAAGCGTTAAGTTCAATTTTAATGTAAAGACTAATCACAACGAAATATATATAGTTGATCAAAAAAATAATACAGTATTAAATGTTTGCGAAGACAATATTGATTTACCAATAAATAGGAGTTTTTATGTTATAGCAATTGGAATTAAAGGAAAGGATATTTATGGATTTAAAAAATCAGTTCGATTTAGTAAAAGTGACAGTTTTAAAATTGATTTTAAAAAGATAAATAAATCTCAGATAAAATCAATTTTAACTTTAGAAAACTCAATTAGTACTTCTGATTCTGTACCTAAAAATGCTAATAAGTTGATGAATTTAGACTCAATCTCTAATCAAAATATTGAACAATTTGAAGAGCGTAAAGTTTATAATCAAGCTGCAACTAAATCAAAGGAAGAAGGGGTTTTTAAATACAGTAAAGATTCACAGGTCTTTAAGATTAATACTAAAAAAGACACCACGATAAATTGTAAAGAAGGGACTAAACTAATTATTAAGTCAAATTCTTTTGTTGATAGTAAAGGGAATCTTGTAAAAGGCAATCTTGATTTGAATGTTACAGAATATTATAAATTATCTGATATGCTGTTAGCTAATTTAACAACGCAATCTAATGACAAGCAATTAGAAACAGGTGGAATGCTACATATTGAGGCTTTTAGAGGTGATGAACTTTTAAATTTAAAGCAGAACTCTAGCATTGGAGTTTCATTCCCAGCAGAAAGTAAAAAAGAAGACATGCGTTTATTTACTGGTAAATGGGAAGACGAAAATATTAATTGGAGACTTCAAGAAAAACAGAAACCAGAAATCGATGATCTTCTTGCTGAAGTTATAGAAGTAGCTGAGGATGATTCTTCTGAAAATATTGAAGTTCCTTTTTCTATAGTAGAACAAGTGCCTGTATATCCTGGTTGTGAAGAAGGAGACAATAAGAAACAAAGGCAATGTACCAGTGATGCTATTAAAAGGTTTGTCCAAAGAGAGTTTAACAGAAATGTGGCAGAAGAACTTGGTTTTAATGGAAGAGTAAGAATTAATGTAATTTTTAGAATTAATGAAAATGGAGATGTTGTTTCTATTCAATCTAGAGCAAATTATCCCAGATTTGAAGAAGAAGCTAAAAGAGTGATTGGATTATTGCCAAAAATGAAGCCAGGAATGCAAAGAGGTAATGCGGTTACAGTGCCTTATTCATTACCTATTATTTTTCAAATAGATGGACAATCAGAATTTACAGAATCGAATGGAAGTGTTTCCCAAACTATTAAAACACGAGAAACAATATCGAATAAAAGATTTGAAAATAAGTTAACTCTTAAAAATAATAATGTTCGCATTTCTGAAGTGAATAGCTATATTTTAAGAACGTCCAAATTAGGTTGGATTAATTGTGATAGATTCATAAGAAATAGAAGCAGAATAAATTATAAACTTAAAATTAAAAATTCTGAAGGAGCTATTGTTAATATGGTTTTTAAAACTGTAAATTGTATAATGCCAAGTTGGAAGAATAATGAAGTATATGACTTTAGAACCATACCTAAAGGAGAAGAGGTTGTACTTGTTGCGATTAAAAAGAATGGAGAGAAATTGTTTTTTGATATCATTGAAACAAAAACTAAAGAAAATCCAATGTTAGATTTTAATTTCAAGGAAATAACATTTGAAGAACTTAAAATTCACCTAGAAAAATTGAATAAGGCGTTTTAG
- a CDS encoding RNA polymerase sigma factor: MNDKKILKLFKDGQREKAFSKLYSLYPKIEALVISKGGQKQDASDVFQEALIILNRNLEKSDFKLTSSFYTYLYSVSRFIWKDTQKKFSKEELHNLSENEVEYFHSVLEEKKYQLAERAFLELGERCRQLLQLFYHKAMSFKEIANMMQFKSEKIAKNQKYKCLTKAKDIYQTSKTLQS, encoded by the coding sequence ATGAACGATAAAAAAATCTTAAAGCTTTTTAAAGATGGTCAACGCGAAAAAGCATTTAGTAAATTATATAGCTTATATCCTAAGATTGAAGCTCTGGTAATTTCAAAAGGAGGTCAAAAGCAAGATGCCTCAGATGTTTTTCAAGAGGCACTCATCATACTAAATAGGAATCTGGAAAAATCAGATTTTAAATTAACGTCTTCATTTTACACTTATTTATATTCCGTATCACGATTTATATGGAAGGACACTCAAAAGAAATTTTCAAAGGAAGAACTACATAATTTAAGTGAAAATGAAGTAGAATATTTCCATAGTGTTTTAGAAGAAAAAAAATATCAGCTCGCAGAACGTGCATTTCTCGAATTAGGAGAACGATGTCGGCAACTTTTACAACTGTTTTATCATAAAGCCATGTCTTTTAAAGAGATCGCTAATATGATGCAATTTAAATCTGAAAAAATTGCTAAAAATCAGAAGTATAAATGCTTAACAAAGGCAAAAGACATCTATCAAACAAGTAAAACACTTCAATCTTAA
- a CDS encoding TerB family tellurite resistance protein, which translates to MSISKWIGGALGWSFGGPIGAIIGVALGSFVDSLSNGKGSPFLEEGQQQRRRTNSRTQTRQRPQTQSGDFEVSLLILASIVIKADGVQDQRELDFVRQQFVSMYGKERANHAFKLFKNISNQSNISTRQVCLQIKQMMDHPSRLQLMHFLFGIAKADGTVTGDEERQIYTMAGYLGISSRDYDSIKAMFYNSSDNAYKILEIDKNATDDEVKKAYRKMAKKYHPDKVIHLGKEHQVGAEEKFRQVQMAYEQLQKERGF; encoded by the coding sequence ATGAGTATTTCAAAATGGATAGGCGGTGCTTTAGGCTGGTCTTTTGGAGGTCCAATAGGAGCTATTATTGGAGTGGCATTAGGTAGTTTTGTTGATTCCTTATCAAACGGAAAAGGCAGTCCTTTTTTAGAAGAAGGGCAACAACAACGAAGAAGAACTAATTCTAGAACGCAAACAAGACAACGTCCGCAAACACAATCTGGTGATTTTGAAGTAAGTTTACTCATATTGGCATCTATTGTTATAAAAGCTGATGGTGTGCAGGATCAAAGAGAGTTGGATTTTGTGCGTCAGCAATTTGTTAGTATGTATGGTAAAGAGCGTGCTAATCATGCTTTCAAACTGTTCAAAAATATTAGCAACCAAAGTAATATTTCAACCAGACAGGTGTGTTTACAAATTAAACAAATGATGGATCACCCATCACGTTTACAGCTTATGCATTTCTTATTTGGTATTGCAAAGGCTGATGGAACAGTAACAGGAGACGAAGAGCGACAAATTTATACTATGGCAGGGTATTTGGGGATTAGTTCTCGCGATTATGATAGTATTAAAGCCATGTTTTATAACAGCAGTGATAATGCTTATAAAATTCTAGAAATAGATAAAAACGCCACTGATGATGAAGTAAAAAAAGCCTATCGAAAAATGGCTAAAAAATACCATCCAGATAAAGTAATTCACTTAGGGAAAGAGCATCAAGTAGGTGCTGAAGAGAAGTTTAGGCAGGTACAAATGGCTTATGAGCAATTGCAGAAGGAACGGGGATTTTAA
- a CDS encoding acyl-ACP desaturase, translating to MSLKNVRLEVMKFLEKDVESLIEKYLIPIEKIWQPTDFLPNSEGDSFFEEVREIRELSKELSYDFWVVLVGDMITEEALPTYESWLMDVEGVNQVDRENPWAKWVRHWTGEENRHGDVLNKYLYLSGRVNMREIEKTTQYLIADGFDIGTDRDPYKNFVYTSFQELATYVSHNRVAKIAKEKGNKRLSKMCKIVAGDEMRHHNAYSEFVERIFKVDPSQMMMAFHYMMKQKITMPAVFLRESGNKISTAFDEFSNTAQRIGVYTSNDYVEILEKLIARWEIDKITNLTDEAEKARDYLMKLPARMYRLADRIKIPENSFQFKWVEPAIIK from the coding sequence ATGTCGTTAAAGAATGTTAGATTAGAAGTGATGAAGTTTTTGGAAAAAGACGTCGAATCTTTAATTGAAAAATACTTAATTCCTATTGAAAAAATTTGGCAACCAACCGATTTTTTACCAAACTCTGAAGGCGATTCCTTTTTTGAGGAAGTCCGTGAAATAAGGGAGCTTTCTAAAGAATTATCTTATGATTTTTGGGTTGTTTTAGTCGGTGATATGATTACTGAAGAAGCATTGCCAACCTACGAATCCTGGTTAATGGATGTTGAAGGCGTTAATCAGGTAGACAGAGAGAATCCTTGGGCCAAATGGGTACGCCATTGGACGGGTGAAGAAAATCGTCATGGTGATGTGCTTAACAAATACTTATATCTTTCCGGACGAGTAAACATGCGTGAAATTGAAAAAACCACACAATATCTTATTGCTGATGGCTTCGATATAGGAACAGATAGAGATCCATACAAAAACTTTGTTTATACCAGTTTTCAAGAGTTAGCAACCTACGTTTCTCACAATCGTGTTGCTAAAATTGCTAAAGAAAAAGGTAACAAACGACTCTCTAAAATGTGTAAAATTGTTGCTGGAGACGAAATGAGACACCACAATGCGTATTCTGAATTTGTTGAGCGTATTTTTAAAGTAGATCCTAGCCAAATGATGATGGCATTTCATTATATGATGAAACAAAAAATAACGATGCCCGCTGTTTTCTTAAGAGAATCCGGAAATAAAATTAGTACAGCTTTTGACGAATTTTCTAATACGGCACAACGTATAGGTGTTTATACATCGAATGATTATGTGGAAATTTTAGAAAAATTAATTGCTCGCTGGGAAATTGACAAAATTACAAACCTTACCGACGAAGCAGAAAAAGCCAGAGATTACCTTATGAAGCTTCCTGCTAGAATGTATCGTTTAGCAGATCGTATTAAAATACCAGAAAATTCATTTCAATTTAAATGGGTTGAGCCGGCAATTATAAAATAG
- a CDS encoding AraC family transcriptional regulator: MISKNDIEKDYISRINLTLKHIEHHLDSELSLESLSGLALYSPFHFHRIFKAIIGETLHGYIVRKRIEKTASVLLHKRHVSITELSLQYGFNSNSSFTRAFKKFYGISPSEFRKKNPNKFSKIRNAESKNGQENLISEKYICNINNHLNWIKMNANIEIKEIPELKFASITHFGVTGVEDVFNRLAKWANAKGLMKNPETKMARIFHDSFKITDPDKVRMSICLLTNTLFVAEEEIDAGIIKKSKCIVGHFEITPNDFEKSWSSLFIWMNENGYKKAEVSPFEVYHNDFREHPENKCIVDLHIPIE, from the coding sequence TTGATTTCTAAGAATGACATAGAAAAAGATTATATCAGTCGGATTAATTTGACTTTAAAGCATATAGAACATCATCTTGATTCTGAATTGTCATTAGAATCTCTTTCTGGTTTAGCACTTTATTCGCCATTTCATTTTCATAGAATTTTTAAAGCCATTATTGGAGAAACACTCCATGGTTATATTGTTAGAAAACGTATTGAAAAAACAGCTTCTGTACTATTGCATAAAAGACATGTAAGTATTACAGAGCTTTCATTACAATATGGTTTTAACAGCAATTCTTCTTTTACCCGAGCATTTAAAAAGTTTTATGGCATAAGTCCTTCTGAATTTCGAAAAAAGAATCCCAATAAATTTAGCAAGATACGTAACGCTGAAAGCAAGAATGGGCAAGAAAATTTAATTTCAGAAAAATACATTTGCAACATTAACAATCACTTAAATTGGATTAAAATGAATGCAAACATTGAAATTAAAGAAATTCCTGAACTAAAATTTGCCAGTATAACCCATTTTGGAGTAACTGGTGTAGAAGATGTATTTAACAGACTAGCAAAATGGGCAAATGCAAAAGGTTTAATGAAAAACCCTGAAACCAAAATGGCAAGAATTTTTCATGACAGCTTTAAAATAACAGATCCGGACAAAGTGAGAATGAGTATTTGCTTATTAACTAATACGCTTTTTGTTGCAGAAGAAGAAATCGACGCTGGAATTATTAAAAAAAGCAAATGCATCGTAGGCCATTTTGAAATAACACCTAATGATTTCGAAAAATCTTGGAGCAGCCTTTTTATTTGGATGAATGAAAATGGGTATAAGAAAGCAGAAGTGAGTCCTTTTGAGGTATATCATAATGATTTTCGGGAACACCCAGAAAATAAATGTATCGTTGATTTACATATTCCAATTGAATAA